From one Desulfurobacterium thermolithotrophum DSM 11699 genomic stretch:
- a CDS encoding TonB-dependent receptor plug domain-containing protein — MKKFVIIFLLLIYPILLAHSQTTSYYLVMKELQVISATKEPVSYDSIPRFVKIITREEIDKWQAQNLFELLKHLPEFYVYRSQIFLKAIGAFGVKQSYFSEKVQVFIDGVPLTDPSNGSSFSTNQNISLNNVKRVEIVYGPMTSLYGVNSCLAVINLITYNAEDVKNLKVGTVVNTDFSNDSYFIKSFKKGKLSGIFSLNYREDRGPHEFYVDWTGRSSNLSAYFKHLTYYLRLKHDSGFYLNFYGVDRDNNFPLNIVGIIVNDKSYTRRKAFINRFGYKRDIGKLHFDVYTYFNWFYIKRGYNICLVDICSQFFLDSLYAVEERAIRNPGIGTFITYNTSFGKISGGTDLNVVQLYKTNLSANFIPSSLSFDISKIKVIPFQKLPSSDILMDRVSRTIISPYLQYQFIKKTYSFLLNFRLDKLNDVGNAKTASFSFRYKLSDIWTFKLNTGRAVRAPSFEEMYIKNNPILQGNRNLDFEKVDSFMPSVEYRGETLSGSLLIYLNRFKDMIYKQTLVAGTQQWKNYEHPVLVKGIIFSLRKRLSNFEIYGGFNKVFSITDIEDTIFLSYPDWKLNGGISYEEEKFSWDINFEGYSRIKKGNIKEVPGYGLVNFSFLLKPKSSLKLAFKVNNLLDKKVIYPFYKTLAPSNLEGMIGEGRNLWVGLEVSF; from the coding sequence ATGAAGAAATTTGTAATTATATTTCTGTTATTAATATATCCGATACTTTTAGCTCATTCGCAGACAACCTCTTACTATCTTGTAATGAAAGAACTACAAGTTATTTCTGCAACAAAAGAGCCTGTATCGTATGATTCTATACCGCGCTTTGTAAAAATAATAACGAGAGAAGAAATAGATAAATGGCAAGCTCAAAATCTCTTTGAACTATTAAAGCATCTTCCCGAATTTTATGTTTATAGAAGTCAAATTTTCCTAAAAGCCATAGGAGCTTTTGGTGTTAAACAAAGCTATTTTTCTGAAAAAGTACAAGTTTTTATAGACGGAGTACCTCTTACAGATCCTTCTAACGGTTCCTCTTTTAGCACAAATCAAAATATATCTCTCAATAACGTTAAACGAGTTGAAATAGTTTATGGACCTATGACTTCTCTTTATGGAGTAAATTCTTGTTTAGCAGTAATAAATTTAATTACTTATAATGCTGAAGATGTTAAAAACTTAAAAGTAGGAACGGTAGTAAATACAGACTTTTCTAATGATAGCTATTTCATAAAGTCTTTTAAAAAGGGAAAACTATCGGGAATTTTTTCTCTTAACTATAGAGAAGATAGAGGTCCCCATGAATTCTACGTGGACTGGACAGGAAGAAGCTCTAATTTGTCAGCTTACTTTAAACATCTTACCTACTATCTACGATTAAAACATGATAGCGGTTTTTATCTTAATTTCTATGGAGTTGATAGAGACAATAATTTTCCTTTGAATATTGTAGGTATTATAGTTAATGATAAGTCTTATACAAGGAGAAAGGCTTTTATAAATCGTTTTGGATACAAAAGAGATATTGGTAAATTACATTTTGATGTTTATACGTATTTTAATTGGTTTTACATAAAAAGAGGATACAATATTTGTCTTGTAGATATATGTTCTCAGTTTTTCCTTGATAGTCTTTATGCCGTAGAAGAAAGAGCTATAAGGAATCCAGGAATCGGTACTTTTATCACTTATAATACTAGCTTTGGAAAGATTTCAGGAGGAACAGACTTAAATGTTGTTCAACTTTACAAAACAAATCTTTCTGCAAACTTTATTCCTTCTTCTTTAAGTTTTGATATTAGCAAGATAAAGGTTATTCCTTTTCAAAAACTTCCTTCTTCAGATATCTTAATGGATAGAGTGAGTAGAACAATAATATCTCCTTATTTACAGTACCAGTTTATTAAGAAAACTTATAGTTTTCTTTTAAATTTTAGGTTAGATAAACTCAACGATGTAGGAAATGCAAAAACGGCTTCTTTTTCTTTTCGTTACAAACTATCTGATATTTGGACATTTAAACTAAATACTGGTCGTGCTGTTAGAGCTCCCTCATTTGAAGAAATGTACATAAAAAATAATCCAATTCTTCAGGGAAATCGTAATTTAGATTTTGAAAAAGTTGATTCTTTTATGCCTTCTGTTGAATATCGTGGAGAAACTTTATCTGGAAGTTTATTAATCTACTTAAATCGATTTAAAGATATGATCTACAAGCAAACATTAGTAGCTGGAACTCAACAATGGAAAAATTATGAACATCCTGTACTTGTAAAAGGTATTATTTTTTCTTTACGTAAAAGGCTGAGTAATTTTGAAATTTACGGAGGATTTAACAAAGTATTTTCTATTACTGATATAGAAGATACAATTTTTCTTTCGTATCCTGATTGGAAATTAAACGGTGGAATTAGTTATGAAGAAGAGAAGTTTTCTTGGGATATAAATTTTGAAGGATACTCAAGAATAAAGAAAGGAAATATAAAAGAAGTTCCAGGTTACGGACTTGTCAACTTTAGTTTCCTCTTAAAACCAAAAAGTTCTTTGAAATTGGCTTTTAAAGTTAATAATCTACTTGATAAAAAAGTTATATATCCTTTTTACAAAACTTTAGCTCCAAGCAATTTAGAAGGAATGATAGGAGAAGGACGAAACCTATGGGTAGGATTAGAAGTTTCCTTCTAG
- a CDS encoding GGDEF domain-containing protein, which produces MIKRAIFAFILSGATIFFLSTVLINNFSCLYEKHLRYITALAGKNLYDTTQIYFNDLLIKQELKNIKSEISSSKAVYFRINAKNYFSSEEENYKQSFNLCKNITSEKIFYTTDGILVCYPIYEKFASQLITERKRVGIFALLFDENVLNDILFQWILQNIALFLIFLVFSGFLFFEMSIRIHKNFTILNKTIVFVENLLKEVEVLSNYKEKLRNYLKQVYFQEFKQVGVLIVELIDRVITLTENLRLQAIRDSLTGLYNRNYFNQFAEKVLGLIQRHKFPLSVAMIDIDDFKFINDNFGHQKGDEVLKTLGTIVLKSIRKSDLAVRFGGEEILLIFPNTDKRTASHVVDRIKKEFYKFDFGIGKSVTFSAGVANFPEDVKELQSLDELIKIADRRLYIAKRTGKNKIVIEG; this is translated from the coding sequence TTGATAAAGCGTGCTATATTTGCTTTTATTTTATCAGGAGCAACTATATTTTTTCTTTCTACTGTTTTGATTAATAATTTCAGTTGTCTGTATGAAAAACATTTAAGATATATAACTGCTCTTGCTGGAAAAAATCTTTACGATACAACTCAAATTTACTTTAACGATTTACTCATTAAACAAGAGCTAAAAAATATTAAATCAGAGATAAGCTCCTCTAAGGCAGTTTATTTTAGAATAAATGCTAAAAATTATTTTTCTTCTGAAGAAGAAAATTATAAACAGTCATTTAATCTTTGTAAAAATATAACTTCAGAAAAAATCTTTTATACAACTGATGGAATCCTTGTCTGTTATCCCATATATGAAAAATTTGCTTCTCAACTTATAACAGAAAGAAAAAGAGTAGGTATATTTGCTCTTCTATTTGATGAAAATGTTCTTAATGATATTCTTTTCCAGTGGATTCTTCAAAATATTGCACTGTTTCTAATCTTTTTAGTGTTTAGTGGTTTCCTTTTCTTTGAAATGAGTATTCGTATTCATAAAAACTTTACCATTCTTAATAAAACAATAGTTTTTGTGGAAAATCTATTAAAGGAAGTGGAAGTTCTTTCTAATTATAAAGAAAAACTAAGAAACTATCTTAAGCAAGTTTACTTTCAGGAATTTAAACAAGTGGGGGTCCTAATAGTAGAGCTTATAGATAGGGTAATTACTTTAACAGAAAATTTGCGCCTTCAAGCAATTAGAGATTCTCTTACTGGACTCTATAATAGAAACTATTTTAATCAATTTGCAGAAAAAGTTTTAGGATTGATTCAAAGACACAAATTCCCTTTATCTGTGGCTATGATAGATATTGACGATTTTAAGTTCATAAATGACAACTTTGGTCATCAAAAAGGAGATGAAGTTTTGAAAACTTTAGGAACTATTGTTCTTAAATCTATAAGAAAGTCTGATCTTGCTGTAAGATTTGGAGGAGAAGAGATTCTATTAATCTTTCCCAATACTGATAAAAGAACAGCTTCTCATGTTGTTGATAGAATAAAAAAAGAATTCTACAAATTCGATTTTGGGATAGGAAAAAGTGTAACTTTTAGTGCAGGTGTAGCTAATTTTCCTGAAGATGTTAAAGAACTTCAATCCTTAGATGAATTGATTAAAATAGCTGATAGAAGACTTTATATAGCAAAAAGAACAGGAAAAAATAAGATAGTTATAGAGGGATAG
- a CDS encoding LysM peptidoglycan-binding domain-containing protein, which produces MKKLIAVLSITLIAGISNVQAGCPKPVEEYILYPPDFAFYPESLFKAYKEAKAEHKELLSKLEKCKKELELLKAKKAELEERYSTLNTEIEKLKREIAERESLIAELQRLEKLSRKKVNKCEELIRKWESLPKSYIVKKGDTLWGIAAKDFIYGDPWQWPLIFKANRDKIKNPHLIFPKQELEIPRDINCQDIIEARREALKTPPPPGVKPKKVGPVKAEEVPQTATDYFLCKEHTMCKKCR; this is translated from the coding sequence ATGAAGAAATTAATCGCAGTTTTATCTATAACTCTTATTGCGGGAATTTCCAATGTTCAAGCAGGTTGTCCCAAACCAGTGGAAGAATACATCCTCTACCCTCCGGACTTTGCTTTTTATCCTGAATCCCTCTTTAAAGCTTATAAAGAAGCAAAAGCAGAGCATAAGGAACTCCTTTCAAAGCTTGAAAAGTGCAAAAAAGAATTGGAACTCCTTAAAGCTAAAAAAGCAGAACTTGAGGAACGCTATAGCACTTTAAATACTGAAATTGAGAAACTTAAAAGAGAAATTGCAGAAAGAGAATCCCTTATAGCAGAACTTCAACGACTTGAGAAGCTAAGCCGTAAAAAGGTTAATAAATGTGAAGAACTTATTAGAAAGTGGGAATCACTACCTAAGAGTTACATAGTCAAAAAAGGTGACACTCTTTGGGGAATTGCTGCAAAGGACTTTATCTATGGCGATCCGTGGCAATGGCCTCTTATTTTTAAAGCAAATAGAGATAAAATTAAGAATCCACATCTTATATTTCCTAAGCAAGAGCTTGAAATACCAAGAGATATTAACTGTCAGGATATTATAGAAGCAAGAAGAGAAGCTTTGAAAACACCTCCACCTCCTGGAGTAAAACCAAAGAAAGTAGGTCCTGTTAAAGCTGAAGAAGTACCACAAACTGCTACAGATTATTTCTTGTGCAAAGAACATACAATGTGTAAAAAGTGTAGATAA